From Thalassotalea euphylliae, the proteins below share one genomic window:
- a CDS encoding alpha/beta hydrolase, with the protein MSDSALERIVVEPNAPVSACVIWLHGLGDSGDGFAPIVPAFNLPTNHGIRFVFPHAPMQPVTINQGFVMRSWYDIKSMDLHNRADMEGVLKSEVLVKQLIQEQIDAGIPADRIVLAGFSQGGVLSLFTGLRYPEKLAGILALSCYLPTGDRLPAQCHEANKATDILQHHGEQDEVVPYMAGQTAHQLLVEANYHTQWQSYQMGHNLVPQQINDIAQWLTTRLLK; encoded by the coding sequence ATGTCTGATTCTGCGTTAGAGCGCATTGTTGTCGAGCCGAACGCACCAGTATCGGCCTGTGTTATTTGGTTGCATGGTTTAGGCGACTCAGGTGACGGTTTTGCTCCCATTGTTCCGGCATTTAACTTACCTACTAACCACGGTATACGCTTTGTTTTTCCGCATGCACCGATGCAGCCTGTGACGATAAACCAAGGCTTTGTCATGCGTTCATGGTACGACATCAAAAGTATGGATTTGCACAACCGTGCTGATATGGAAGGTGTGCTCAAATCAGAAGTACTTGTTAAGCAGTTAATTCAGGAGCAAATTGATGCTGGTATCCCAGCAGACCGTATTGTTTTGGCCGGATTCAGCCAAGGTGGCGTGTTAAGCTTATTCACTGGCTTGCGTTACCCTGAAAAGCTGGCTGGTATTTTAGCCTTATCCTGCTATTTACCAACTGGTGATAGGTTGCCAGCGCAATGCCATGAGGCGAATAAGGCAACGGATATTTTGCAACACCACGGTGAACAGGATGAAGTGGTGCCCTATATGGCCGGACAAACAGCGCATCAGTTATTAGTCGAGGCTAACTATCATACCCAATGGCAAAGTTATCAAATGGGACACAATCTTGTACCACAGCAAATTAATGATATTGCTCAATGGTTAACGACGCGATTGCTTAAATAA
- a CDS encoding cytochrome-c peroxidase, with protein sequence MIKCAQLIFGVLPIFLVACGGGGAGNTQVARDYSATFQPLPRDAIHPAINPYSAEKAALGELLFWDPILSGDQDVACASCHHPDFGWADGRATSVGVGGVGLGPERFGEQQTPIHAPTVANTAFTGLKVNDDLGNFSAGPFFWDLRAQDLEAQALGPLKNSIEMLGEQVSEQEIFTVIEQRLQAIDEYQWLFAQAFPESEAISITQVGQAIATFQRTLHDSNTRFDRFLSGETEVFTEQEITGLNKFIDEGCARCHSGPMLSDNQLRPAQPVIRNKPAVRTASLRNIGNTAPYMHDGSEQTLRDAIELYDERGDLEVSIGGGDISDIEPFLRTLDSPSLTRAVPESVPSGLTVGGNIQ encoded by the coding sequence ATGATCAAATGTGCTCAATTAATATTCGGGGTGTTGCCCATTTTTCTGGTTGCCTGTGGAGGTGGTGGCGCAGGTAACACTCAAGTTGCAAGAGATTACTCCGCGACATTTCAGCCGTTGCCGCGTGATGCTATTCACCCTGCAATTAATCCTTACTCGGCTGAGAAAGCCGCGTTAGGGGAATTATTATTTTGGGATCCGATACTGTCGGGTGATCAGGATGTTGCCTGTGCAAGTTGTCATCACCCTGATTTTGGCTGGGCAGATGGGCGGGCAACATCTGTTGGTGTTGGCGGCGTGGGTTTAGGGCCGGAGCGATTTGGTGAACAGCAAACACCGATTCACGCACCAACGGTTGCCAATACTGCGTTCACAGGCCTCAAGGTAAATGACGATTTAGGTAATTTCAGTGCCGGGCCATTTTTCTGGGATTTGCGCGCACAAGATCTTGAAGCTCAGGCATTGGGGCCTCTAAAAAACTCGATTGAGATGCTCGGTGAACAGGTCAGTGAGCAGGAAATATTTACTGTGATTGAACAGCGTCTACAAGCAATTGACGAGTATCAATGGTTATTTGCGCAAGCCTTCCCCGAAAGCGAGGCTATTTCCATCACGCAGGTAGGGCAAGCAATTGCTACTTTTCAGCGCACTTTGCATGATAGCAATACCCGGTTTGATCGCTTCCTAAGCGGCGAAACTGAGGTGTTCACCGAGCAAGAAATCACAGGATTAAACAAGTTTATTGATGAAGGTTGTGCGCGTTGCCACAGCGGTCCGATGCTATCGGACAATCAATTACGCCCTGCTCAACCCGTGATCAGAAACAAGCCTGCGGTGCGCACCGCTAGCCTGCGCAATATCGGCAACACCGCGCCATATATGCATGATGGCTCAGAGCAAACCTTGCGAGACGCGATTGAGTTATACGATGAGCGCGGTGATTTAGAAGTGTCAATTGGCGGTGGCGATATCAGCGATATTGAACCCTTTTTACGCACGCTCGATAGCCCATCGTTAACGCGAGCGGTGCCAGAATCTGTGCCAAGCGGATTAACGGTTGGTGGCAATATTCAATAA
- the pyrE gene encoding orotate phosphoribosyltransferase — MKDYQREFIEFALSKQVLRFGEFTLKSGRTSPYFFNAGLFNTGGDLARLGRFYAAALADSGIAYDLLFGPAYKGIPIATTTAVALADHHSQDVPYCFNRKEAKTHGEGGSLVGSALEGKVMLVDDVITAGTAIRESMEIIQANGAELSGVLIALDRQEKGKGELSAIQEVERDFGTKVISIVTLGDLIRYLEEQDDMSEALAAIKQYREDYGI; from the coding sequence ATGAAAGATTATCAACGTGAATTTATTGAGTTCGCCCTGAGCAAACAAGTACTTCGCTTTGGCGAATTTACGTTAAAGTCAGGCCGCACTAGCCCCTACTTCTTTAACGCTGGCCTATTTAATACCGGTGGCGATTTAGCGCGTTTAGGTCGCTTTTACGCTGCGGCATTAGCAGATAGCGGAATTGCATATGACTTACTGTTTGGCCCTGCCTACAAAGGTATTCCAATTGCAACGACAACAGCCGTTGCACTGGCAGATCACCACAGTCAAGACGTGCCCTATTGCTTTAATCGCAAGGAAGCAAAAACGCACGGCGAAGGCGGCAGCCTTGTTGGCTCAGCACTGGAAGGCAAAGTCATGCTGGTTGATGACGTGATCACTGCTGGCACGGCAATTCGCGAATCAATGGAAATTATCCAAGCCAACGGCGCTGAACTCTCTGGCGTATTGATCGCACTAGATCGCCAAGAGAAAGGCAAAGGTGAATTATCGGCGATTCAAGAAGTTGAGCGTGATTTTGGCACGAAAGTGATTTCAATTGTGACCTTAGGCGACTTAATCCGTTACTTGGAAGAGCAAGATGATATGAGCGAGGCATTAGCGGCGATCAAACAATACCGCGAAGACTACGGTATTTAA
- the rph gene encoding ribonuclease PH, giving the protein MRPSGRTLGQIRPVTITRQFTAHAEGSILIEFGETKVICTATVEEGVPRFLKGQGKGWVTAEYGMLPRSTHTRMRREAAGGKQGGRTMEIQRLIARALRAAVDLKALGENTITIDCDVIQADGGTRTASITGACVALVDALNYMRAKEIIKTNPLKHMIAAVSVGIYKGQPIADLEYVEDSEAETDMNVVMTETGKLIEVQGTAEEEPFSFDEMNEMMQLAKHGINELFDIQKAALS; this is encoded by the coding sequence ATGCGACCAAGTGGCAGAACACTGGGCCAGATTCGTCCAGTAACCATTACCCGCCAATTCACCGCCCATGCCGAAGGCTCAATTTTAATTGAATTTGGTGAGACCAAAGTGATTTGTACCGCAACGGTAGAAGAAGGTGTGCCGCGCTTTTTGAAAGGCCAAGGCAAAGGTTGGGTAACTGCAGAATACGGTATGTTGCCGCGCTCAACACATACGCGTATGCGCCGTGAAGCTGCTGGTGGTAAACAAGGTGGCCGTACCATGGAAATTCAACGTTTAATTGCCCGTGCATTGCGCGCTGCGGTTGACTTGAAAGCCCTTGGCGAAAACACCATCACCATTGATTGTGACGTTATTCAAGCCGACGGCGGTACCCGTACAGCGTCAATTACCGGTGCTTGCGTTGCTTTGGTAGACGCACTTAACTACATGCGCGCTAAAGAAATCATCAAAACCAATCCACTAAAACACATGATTGCTGCGGTTTCTGTGGGTATTTACAAAGGCCAGCCTATTGCTGATCTAGAGTACGTAGAAGACTCTGAAGCCGAAACCGATATGAATGTTGTGATGACAGAAACCGGTAAGCTAATTGAAGTACAAGGCACCGCCGAAGAAGAGCCATTTAGCTTTGACGAAATGAACGAAATGATGCAGTTGGCGAAACACGGCATCAACGAATTGTTCGATATTCAAAAAGCGGCGCTAAGCTAA
- a CDS encoding GMC family oxidoreductase encodes MMYDICIVGSGAGASPVAYTLAKAGAKVLVLEKGAWLTEKEFYKDELAISLRDAYNPSLADERHVIEEEYERNDGSTYWQGESTENSGWSFWNGNVVGGSSNFMSGYFHRLKPVDFKLKSTYGAVEGANVEDWPISYDELEPFYTMVDEQVGVSGKVVKHPHQEPRSKDFPYPPIAEHPVSSWIDKAASDLGYHPIPVPRAVLSQPAMGRQSCEYSGYCSSYGCSSGAKGSGRAALLNHAVATGNLTIKPNAKVFKIDSDEQGKITGVAYYDAKGKTQKVQASIYVVACQAVETSRLLLASKGPKFPNGLANNNGQVGKNLVFSAGGTGRGDFDFDQLTDEQVAQLTAVGPFVNRALQDWYEIDDKAFAGVNKNGKAKGGTIDFLFHQNPIARAMGSQYDEDDQLVWGEQLKANLKQEFTTYRTLRFEVFNDWMPNDDCFVSLDEEVTDKWGDPVAKVRIGYHQQDLEVGEYISKKAETVLKELGATNVYSSVSSYPPSNLMAGGCRFGNDPKTSVLDKHCRAHEVDNLFVTDGSFMPTGGSVPYTYTIYANAFRVAEQIKQQWQVSKA; translated from the coding sequence ATGATGTACGATATTTGTATTGTTGGTAGTGGTGCTGGCGCATCGCCAGTGGCTTACACACTCGCCAAAGCGGGCGCAAAAGTGCTGGTGCTAGAAAAGGGCGCTTGGCTAACTGAAAAAGAATTCTATAAAGATGAATTGGCGATTAGCTTACGCGATGCCTATAACCCGTCACTCGCAGACGAGCGCCATGTCATTGAAGAAGAGTATGAGCGTAATGATGGCTCTACTTACTGGCAAGGTGAGTCAACCGAAAACTCTGGCTGGAGTTTTTGGAATGGTAACGTAGTCGGTGGCTCATCCAATTTTATGAGCGGCTACTTTCACCGCTTAAAGCCTGTAGATTTTAAACTGAAGTCAACCTACGGCGCAGTTGAAGGTGCCAATGTGGAAGACTGGCCCATTAGTTATGACGAGTTAGAGCCGTTTTACACTATGGTGGACGAGCAAGTGGGGGTTTCCGGCAAGGTCGTTAAACACCCGCACCAAGAGCCGCGCTCGAAGGATTTTCCTTATCCGCCGATTGCGGAGCATCCGGTATCTAGCTGGATTGACAAAGCCGCCAGTGATTTAGGCTATCACCCCATTCCAGTGCCTCGCGCGGTGTTATCGCAACCTGCCATGGGGCGCCAAAGCTGTGAATATTCGGGGTACTGTAGTAGCTATGGCTGTTCATCAGGGGCGAAAGGCAGTGGTCGCGCAGCATTGTTAAATCATGCCGTGGCGACAGGTAACCTGACCATTAAGCCTAATGCAAAAGTATTCAAGATCGACAGTGATGAGCAAGGTAAAATCACTGGGGTTGCATACTATGATGCGAAAGGTAAAACGCAAAAAGTACAGGCGAGTATTTATGTTGTTGCTTGCCAAGCGGTAGAAACCTCACGTTTATTGCTCGCGTCAAAAGGGCCTAAATTCCCCAATGGCCTTGCCAATAATAACGGCCAAGTGGGTAAAAATTTAGTGTTCAGTGCTGGTGGTACTGGCCGTGGTGATTTTGATTTTGACCAGCTCACCGATGAGCAAGTTGCTCAACTTACGGCGGTTGGGCCATTTGTGAACCGCGCGCTGCAAGATTGGTACGAGATTGACGATAAAGCGTTTGCGGGCGTTAACAAAAACGGTAAAGCGAAAGGTGGCACGATAGATTTTCTCTTCCACCAAAACCCCATTGCTCGCGCTATGGGCTCGCAATACGATGAAGACGATCAACTGGTGTGGGGTGAGCAACTAAAAGCGAACTTGAAGCAAGAGTTCACCACTTACCGTACCCTGCGTTTTGAAGTGTTTAACGACTGGATGCCAAACGATGATTGCTTTGTTTCACTTGACGAAGAAGTGACCGACAAGTGGGGCGATCCGGTAGCGAAAGTGCGTATTGGTTATCACCAACAAGACTTGGAGGTCGGTGAGTACATCTCGAAAAAAGCGGAAACTGTGCTCAAAGAATTGGGTGCAACGAATGTCTATTCATCGGTAAGCAGTTACCCACCCAGTAACCTGATGGCAGGCGGTTGTCGCTTTGGTAACGATCCCAAAACGTCGGTACTTGATAAACATTGTCGAGCGCATGAAGTCGACAACTTATTTGTCACTGACGGCTCGTTTATGCCAACGGGTGGCAGTGTGCCATACACTTACACGATTTACGCCAACGCATTCCGCGTTGCCGAGCAAATTAAACAGCAGTGGCAAGTTAGCAAGGCTTAA
- a CDS encoding IS3 family transposase (programmed frameshift) has product MRSTDKQRVKRTQRDYTLGFKLAVVEQVEKGDFTYKQAQRHYGIQGRSTVLTWLRKHGKLDWSKPISMPDMPKSKETPAQKIKRLEKEIADLKLKNDVMEGMVDIMDNEYGAGIPKKVLRQYLWREKETRRIKLATVCRAFGISRQSVYQAIKRSEAKRLTLAPVKELIGHWRKYMPRVGTRKLYKLIKPDLMKRGIKLGRDGLFTYLRLEGLLVSPRKNYTKTTNSKHWMRKHPNLLKEHKATKAEEVLVSDITYLKSDEGTHYLSLTTDAYSRKIMGYELSDEMKASDVVKALNMSIGNKRYSHQAIHHSDRGLQYCSDEYQQVLNKHGIKPSMTDGYDCYQNALAERINGILKQEFLLYQCKGIAELKQLVDESIYIYNEMRPHLNLEMKTPNQVHNEKGQ; this is encoded by the exons ATGAGAAGTACAGATAAACAAAGAGTTAAACGAACTCAAAGAGATTACACGCTGGGCTTTAAATTAGCCGTAGTTGAGCAAGTAGAAAAAGGCGACTTTACATATAAGCAAGCCCAGCGACATTATGGCATTCAAGGTAGAAGTACGGTTCTAACTTGGTTACGAAAGCATGGTAAGCTGGATTGGTCGAAACCAATTAGTATGCCTGATATGCCCAAATCAAAAGAAACACCCGCTCAAAAGATCAAACGTCTAGAAAAAGAAATAGCAGACCTAAAGCTTAAAAATGATGTCATGGAAGGCATGGTTGATATTATGGATAATGAGTATGGGGCTGGTATTC CGAAAAAAGTATTACGCCAGTATCTCTGGCGAGAAAAAGAAACAAGAAGAATAAAATTAGCGACGGTATGTCGAGCATTTGGTATTTCGCGGCAAAGTGTTTATCAGGCGATTAAACGAAGTGAAGCAAAACGCCTCACACTGGCGCCTGTTAAAGAGTTAATTGGCCATTGGCGAAAGTATATGCCACGAGTAGGCACTCGCAAGCTATACAAATTGATAAAGCCTGATTTAATGAAGCGTGGTATAAAGCTTGGCCGAGATGGTTTGTTTACTTACCTCAGGCTTGAAGGTTTACTTGTAAGCCCAAGGAAAAATTATACTAAAACCACGAACAGTAAACATTGGATGCGTAAGCACCCAAACTTGCTTAAAGAGCACAAAGCAACGAAAGCCGAAGAGGTGCTTGTTAGTGATATTACGTATCTAAAATCGGACGAAGGGACTCATTATCTATCACTGACAACGGATGCTTACTCACGCAAAATAATGGGGTATGAGTTAAGTGATGAAATGAAAGCATCGGATGTGGTTAAGGCGTTAAATATGAGTATCGGTAACAAAAGATATTCACATCAGGCAATTCACCACTCAGACAGGGGCTTACAATATTGCTCGGATGAATATCAACAGGTATTAAACAAACATGGAATTAAGCCATCAATGACTGATGGATATGACTGTTACCAGAATGCACTAGCAGAGCGAATTAACGGTATTCTCAAGCAAGAATTTTTACTGTATCAATGTAAAGGTATTGCCGAGTTAAAGCAGCTCGTCGATGAATCAATTTACATATACAATGAAATGAGACCGCACTTAAATTTAGAAATGAAAACGCCTAATCAAGTGCATAATGAAAAAGGCCAATGA
- a CDS encoding gluconate 2-dehydrogenase subunit 3 family protein: protein MSFFDPLYKTPRWLERKLSKAMSRRQMLKSAAGATAVAAMPLPVLAAEPSALASLVKQDPWLTLDTVLEHLLPSSASGPGAKEIQALAYLYNVVDEQPIDSEEKAFIEKGVGWLNGFSHSQLNKPFVELSSAEKETVLRKISGSRAGHNWINTLINYLYEAMLSPPAYGGNPNGIGWQWLNHKAGFPLPSKGNRFYEIPGRYRISVKNLSTEEKRKA from the coding sequence ATGTCATTTTTTGATCCTTTATATAAAACGCCACGTTGGCTAGAGCGCAAGCTATCAAAGGCGATGTCGCGTCGCCAAATGCTCAAATCGGCAGCGGGCGCCACTGCGGTTGCTGCCATGCCATTGCCCGTGCTGGCCGCTGAGCCGTCAGCGTTAGCTTCATTAGTCAAACAAGACCCTTGGTTAACGCTTGATACCGTGCTGGAACACTTGCTGCCGAGCTCGGCTTCTGGCCCTGGGGCAAAAGAAATTCAAGCCTTAGCTTATCTATACAATGTGGTCGATGAACAGCCAATCGACAGTGAAGAAAAAGCCTTTATTGAAAAAGGGGTTGGCTGGCTTAATGGCTTTAGTCATAGCCAACTGAATAAGCCTTTTGTTGAATTAAGCTCTGCGGAAAAAGAAACGGTATTGCGCAAAATTAGTGGCTCGCGAGCAGGGCACAATTGGATCAATACGCTGATCAATTACCTTTATGAAGCCATGCTTTCACCACCGGCTTACGGGGGCAACCCCAATGGCATTGGCTGGCAGTGGCTCAATCACAAAGCTGGCTTCCCACTACCAAGCAAAGGTAACCGTTTTTATGAAATTCCCGGTCGTTACCGTATTTCCGTAAAGAACCTATCAACAGAGGAAAAACGCAAAGCATGA
- the hemE gene encoding uroporphyrinogen decarboxylase, whose product MTELKNDTYLRALLREPVDYTPVWMMRQAGRYLPEYKETRKDAGDFMSLCRNTELATEVTIQPLRRFPLDAAILFSDILTIPDAMGLGLYFETGEGPKFERPITCKADVEKIGQPDPEGELQYVMNAVRSIRKALDGQVPLIGFSGSPWTLATYMVEGGSSKAFTKIKKMMYAEPQTLHLLLDKLADSVISYLNAQIAAGAQSVMVFDTWGGVLSPRDYKDFSLQYMHKIVDGLTRHYDGRKVPVTLFTKNGGMWLESIAATGCDALGLDWTINIEDAKARVGDKVALQGNMDPSMLYAPKERIEQEVATILKGFGGSNDGKGGTGHVFNLGHGIHPDVNPEHAGHFIEAVHRLSKQYHAK is encoded by the coding sequence ATGACTGAATTAAAGAACGATACTTACCTGCGTGCCTTGCTGCGCGAGCCTGTAGATTACACACCAGTTTGGATGATGCGCCAGGCGGGTCGTTACCTACCTGAATACAAAGAAACCCGTAAAGATGCTGGCGATTTTATGTCGTTGTGTCGCAATACGGAATTGGCTACTGAAGTTACTATTCAGCCTCTTCGTCGTTTTCCGCTAGACGCTGCGATTCTATTTAGTGATATTTTAACGATTCCTGATGCGATGGGCTTAGGGCTTTACTTTGAAACAGGTGAAGGGCCTAAATTCGAGCGTCCAATTACCTGCAAAGCGGATGTGGAAAAAATTGGTCAGCCGGATCCAGAAGGTGAATTGCAATACGTAATGAATGCAGTGCGTTCAATTCGCAAAGCGTTAGACGGCCAAGTACCACTCATTGGTTTTTCGGGCAGTCCTTGGACGTTAGCCACATACATGGTTGAAGGTGGTAGTTCAAAGGCGTTCACCAAAATCAAGAAAATGATGTACGCAGAGCCGCAAACATTGCACTTGTTGTTAGACAAGTTGGCCGACTCAGTGATCAGTTACTTGAACGCTCAAATTGCTGCAGGCGCGCAATCTGTGATGGTATTTGATACATGGGGTGGCGTGTTATCACCTCGCGACTACAAAGACTTCTCACTGCAATACATGCACAAAATCGTTGATGGCTTAACTCGTCATTACGACGGTCGCAAAGTGCCCGTCACACTATTCACCAAAAATGGCGGTATGTGGTTAGAAAGTATTGCGGCAACAGGTTGTGATGCACTTGGTCTTGACTGGACTATCAATATTGAAGACGCCAAAGCGCGTGTGGGCGACAAAGTTGCACTGCAAGGCAATATGGACCCATCAATGCTTTACGCACCGAAAGAGCGTATCGAGCAAGAAGTCGCGACCATCTTAAAAGGTTTTGGTGGCTCTAATGATGGCAAAGGGGGCACGGGCCATGTCTTCAACCTAGGTCACGGTATTCACCCTGATGTGAACCCAGAGCATGCGGGTCACTTTATTGAAGCAGTACACCGTTTAAGTAAGCAGTACCACGCGAAGTAA
- a CDS encoding DUF255 domain-containing protein, translating to MKYVIAALLMVSILGFSGAAAAQEKSDLPLYSKVYDDKRDPFKDAVAAIKLAKASNRNVLIEIGGNWCTWCHKMDAFLEKNPDIYNKLHQEFVILKVNVSDSNENEAFMKGLPPVLGYPHMYVSTSAGKMVLSKDTAELQEDGKYSRENWLSFIDEWKPKAEQLAPKA from the coding sequence ATGAAGTACGTAATAGCCGCCTTGTTAATGGTTTCAATCTTGGGGTTTAGTGGTGCAGCAGCGGCGCAAGAAAAAAGTGATTTGCCACTGTACAGCAAAGTTTATGACGACAAGCGCGACCCATTTAAAGATGCGGTTGCCGCCATCAAACTGGCGAAAGCCTCTAACCGTAATGTATTAATTGAAATTGGTGGTAACTGGTGTACTTGGTGTCACAAAATGGATGCGTTTTTAGAAAAGAACCCTGACATCTACAACAAGCTACATCAAGAATTTGTGATTTTGAAAGTGAATGTTAGCGATAGCAATGAAAACGAAGCCTTTATGAAAGGGCTGCCGCCAGTGTTAGGTTACCCACATATGTATGTCTCAACATCGGCGGGTAAAATGGTGCTTTCAAAAGATACCGCAGAACTGCAAGAAGACGGTAAATACTCCCGTGAAAACTGGTTGTCGTTTATTGACGAATGGAAACCGAAAGCAGAGCAGTTGGCACCTAAAGCCTAG